One region of Oxalobacteraceae bacterium OTU3CAMAD1 genomic DNA includes:
- a CDS encoding TonB-dependent siderophore receptor gives MYPTRHCTLALFLAATYPLSSLAADADPGAADAVVDVSAEGAGQADSPAGREVVVVSGSRQNYRALSATGATKTDTLLKDLPQSVRVLTADLLRDVGVTNLASALDLTSGISRQSNLGGLWDSYAMRGFTGDPNFGSDYLVNGFSSSRGYNGLRDSAGTASVEVLKGPASALYGRGEPGGTVNITTKKPRFEPSYELDVSIASHQTYRTALDLTGPISENLAYRLNGAYEKGDSFRDTIETERSFLSPSFIWLIGDHTRVSYEVEASEQRVPFDRGVLAVGGVLGLIPNSRFLGEPADGPTVVKSLGHQVFVEHEFNERWKLQTGVSYRDSELKGASSEASALQADGRTVRRQHRSRDYTAIDASGRIEVVGKFDTGPVTNNVLVGVDAYKFNDRRIQLRRNPSAAFPYAIDIYNPVYGGVSDVMTMSINTKEEQRAHAVYAQDQIDLTAQWKALLGVRWDSYDQTVTNFRNGASNKQSLSATSPRAGLVYQPLPVLSLYATASKGFRPNSGISIDNQAFAPEESKSYEVGSKLESADGKLTGTLAVYKITKENVLTTNPANTDFSISAGEVGSKGIELDLSGEIARNLRLSAAYAYTDATVTKGDNTIRTGSRFPNVPRQSATIVLTQAFDVAGGKATIGGGLNYVGERLGDVAVSSNFKLPAYTTARLISSWSPTKKLRLSLNVDNLFDKQYYASSYSQLWVSPGTDRTATLNLHYKF, from the coding sequence ATGTATCCCACTCGTCACTGTACCTTGGCCCTGTTCCTGGCCGCGACTTATCCGCTGTCTTCCCTTGCGGCGGATGCCGATCCCGGCGCCGCCGACGCTGTCGTAGATGTGTCGGCGGAGGGCGCGGGGCAGGCCGATTCGCCGGCCGGCAGGGAAGTGGTGGTGGTGAGCGGCTCGCGCCAGAACTACCGCGCGCTGTCGGCGACCGGCGCGACCAAGACCGATACCCTGCTCAAGGACCTGCCGCAAAGCGTGCGCGTACTGACGGCCGACCTGCTGCGCGATGTCGGCGTGACCAATCTGGCCAGCGCGCTCGATCTGACCAGCGGCATCTCGCGCCAGAGTAACCTGGGCGGCCTGTGGGACAGCTACGCGATGCGCGGCTTCACCGGCGATCCCAATTTCGGCTCGGACTACCTGGTCAACGGTTTCAGCTCCAGCCGTGGCTACAACGGCCTGCGCGACTCGGCCGGCACCGCCAGCGTGGAGGTGCTCAAAGGACCCGCGTCGGCCCTGTACGGGCGCGGCGAACCTGGCGGCACCGTCAACATCACGACCAAGAAGCCACGCTTCGAACCTTCGTATGAACTGGACGTTTCGATTGCAAGCCACCAGACCTACCGCACCGCGCTCGACCTGACAGGTCCGATCAGCGAGAACCTGGCTTATCGCTTGAATGGCGCCTACGAGAAGGGCGACAGCTTCCGCGACACCATCGAAACCGAACGCTCGTTCCTGTCGCCGTCATTTATCTGGCTGATCGGCGACCATACCCGCGTTTCCTATGAGGTCGAGGCCAGCGAGCAGCGCGTGCCGTTCGACCGGGGCGTGCTGGCGGTTGGAGGGGTGCTGGGGCTGATCCCGAATTCGCGCTTCCTCGGCGAGCCGGCGGACGGACCGACGGTCGTGAAATCGCTGGGCCACCAGGTCTTCGTCGAACATGAATTCAATGAACGCTGGAAGCTGCAAACCGGCGTCTCGTACCGGGACAGCGAGTTGAAAGGCGCGTCCAGCGAAGCGAGCGCGCTGCAGGCAGACGGCCGCACCGTGCGCCGCCAGCACCGCAGCCGCGATTACACGGCCATCGACGCTTCCGGCCGCATCGAGGTCGTCGGCAAGTTCGACACAGGGCCGGTGACGAATAATGTGCTGGTCGGCGTCGATGCTTACAAATTCAATGACCGCCGCATCCAGCTGCGCCGCAATCCGAGCGCCGCTTTCCCCTACGCGATCGATATCTACAATCCCGTCTACGGCGGCGTCTCCGACGTGATGACGATGTCGATCAACACCAAGGAGGAACAGCGTGCGCACGCCGTCTACGCGCAGGACCAGATCGACCTGACCGCCCAATGGAAGGCGTTGCTGGGCGTGCGCTGGGACAGCTACGACCAGACGGTGACGAACTTCCGCAACGGCGCGTCGAACAAGCAGTCGCTGAGCGCCACCAGCCCCCGCGCCGGCTTGGTGTATCAGCCATTGCCGGTGCTGTCGTTGTACGCGACCGCCTCGAAGGGCTTCCGTCCCAACAGCGGCATCAGCATCGACAACCAGGCCTTCGCGCCTGAGGAGAGCAAATCCTATGAAGTAGGCTCGAAGCTGGAGTCGGCCGACGGCAAGCTGACCGGAACGCTGGCCGTCTACAAGATCACCAAGGAGAATGTGCTGACCACCAATCCGGCGAACACCGACTTCTCGATCTCCGCCGGTGAGGTGGGCAGCAAGGGCATCGAGTTGGATCTGTCGGGCGAGATCGCGCGCAACCTGCGACTATCGGCGGCCTACGCGTACACCGACGCCACCGTGACCAAGGGCGATAACACGATCCGCACCGGCAGCCGTTTCCCGAACGTGCCGAGGCAGAGCGCCACCATCGTGCTGACGCAGGCGTTCGACGTCGCCGGTGGCAAGGCGACCATCGGTGGAGGACTCAATTACGTGGGCGAGCGCTTGGGCGACGTGGCTGTCTCCAGCAATTTCAAGCTGCCCGCTTACACCACGGCCAGGTTGATCTCGTCCTGGTCGCCGACCAAGAAGCTACGCCTGTCGCTGAACGTCGATAACCTGTTCGACAAACAGTACTACGCAAGTTCGTATAGCCAGCTGTGGGTATCGCCTGGCACCGATCGCACCGCGACCTTGAACCTGCACTACAAATTCTGA
- a CDS encoding DUF4198 domain-containing protein, producing the protein MMTLKKMACAVCTAALFAAVVAVAPAHAHGIWFAQRATQLAFLYGVGADDLDSLKRLPQVTSVGGYDAEGKPVETSLQPDGRLVLVNLDNQPAVVTAVLDNGTWTKTPDGVFHKKGRDEIPKYIISEHTYKYAVHLRKPLSKPLGPLPNQILQIVPVEAALPAMLGEPIKLRVLFKGKPLAGAQVLQDMVNDPDAEPVLSGADGTVTIKVRNQGLNVIAAIYRGPSEQPAKFDSSEYLATLSFVLAHKPE; encoded by the coding sequence ATGATGACATTGAAAAAAATGGCCTGCGCGGTTTGCACGGCTGCCTTGTTCGCCGCTGTTGTCGCTGTGGCGCCGGCCCATGCGCACGGCATCTGGTTCGCTCAGCGCGCCACACAACTGGCGTTCTTGTACGGCGTGGGCGCCGACGATCTGGATTCGCTCAAGCGGCTGCCGCAGGTGACCAGCGTCGGCGGGTATGACGCCGAGGGCAAGCCGGTCGAGACCTCGTTGCAGCCGGATGGCCGGCTGGTGTTGGTCAATCTGGATAATCAGCCGGCGGTCGTGACGGCGGTTCTGGATAACGGCACGTGGACCAAGACGCCGGATGGCGTCTTCCATAAAAAGGGCAGGGACGAGATCCCCAAGTACATCATCAGCGAGCATACCTACAAATATGCGGTGCATCTGCGTAAACCGTTGAGCAAGCCGCTGGGACCTTTGCCGAATCAGATTTTGCAGATCGTTCCGGTGGAGGCGGCGCTGCCGGCGATGCTGGGGGAGCCGATCAAGCTGCGGGTACTGTTCAAGGGTAAGCCGCTGGCCGGCGCGCAGGTGTTGCAGGACATGGTGAACGATCCCGACGCGGAACCGGTGTTGTCGGGCGCCGATGGCACCGTCACCATTAAAGTACGCAATCAGGGGCTGAACGTGATCGCGGCGATCTATCGGGGGCCTTCCGAGCAGCCGGCTAAGTTTGACAGCAGCGAGTATCTGGCGACATTGTCGTTCGTGCTGGCACATAAACCTGAATGA